In Opisthocomus hoazin isolate bOpiHoa1 chromosome 14, bOpiHoa1.hap1, whole genome shotgun sequence, the following proteins share a genomic window:
- the IL13RA2 gene encoding interleukin-13 receptor subunit alpha-2 isoform X2: MALRQLYAFSVALMWGCVALVSSSHYYHTAVAPPQDLQVTDPGLLGSLDIEWKRPPNGQTFNECTVKYKCEYRNTGDRDWKVIFTRKLKFRAGFDLSRTAEVKVQTLLEGRCTNDVEVQSDWIYATFQVPLQGKLESEVQNFHCIYHDWEYLKCTWQPSLLAPHGAHYGLYYWYEGLDHTVQCDDYIRDHGVNVGCMLQNLSQAEYKDLTICVNGSAAAALLRPLYVTLRLQNLAKPSPPKQLAVSMSASEELRVAWSPPGGGTPPQCLEYEVQLTGEPGDAKAAWTSVSTQMETTLTIPRANQSRISCVRVRGKTSIFCADQGFWSEWTQECFSVPRKKDKQLFILIPVIVSLSCSFIIFMLIGQCKKRSL; this comes from the exons ATGGCTCTCCGGCAGCTTTATGCTTTCTCCGTGGCACTGATGTGGGGCTGCGTGGCGTTGGTGTCCTCCTCCCACTACTACCATACTGCAG TTGCTCCCCCACAAGACCTTCAGGTCACTGATCCTGGACTCTTAGGTTCTCTGGATATAGAGTGGAAACGTCCACCCAACGGACAAACCTTCAATGAATGCACAGTAAAATACAAGTGTGAATACCGCAACACTGGTGACAGAGACTGGAAG GTTATTTTTACTAGGAAGCTAAAATTCAGAGCTGGATTTGACctcagcaggactgctgaagTGAAGGTACAGACACTGCTCGAAGGACGGTGTACCAATGACGTGGAGGTGCAAAGTGACTGGATTTATGCTACCTTTCAGGTCCCACTGCAAG GAAAACTGGAATCGGAGGTTCAGAATTTCCACTGCATCTATCATGACTGGGAATACCTCAAGTGCACTTGGCAACCAAGTCTCCTTGCTCCTCACGGTGCACATTATGGACTATATTATTG GTACGAGGGGCTGGACCACACAGTGCAGTGTGATGACTATATTCGGGATCACGGTGTAAACGTCGGCTGCATGTTGCAAAACCTGAGCCAGGCAGAATATAAGGATCTGACCATTTGTGTCAACGGTTCAGCAGCAGCCGCTCTGCTACGACCCTTGTATGTCACCCTTCGCCTTCAAAACCTAG CAAAGCCATCACCCCCAAAGCAGCTGGCAGTTTCCATGTCTGCATCTGAGGAGCTCCGCGTGGCGTGGAGCCCGCCGGGCGGTGGAACACCACCTCAGTGCCTGGAGTATGAGGTCCAGCTGACAGGAGAGCCAGGGGACGCCAAGGCTGCATGGACG tctGTGTCAACCCAAATGGAGACCACTTTAACAATTCCCAGAGCAAATCAAAGCCGCATTTCATGTGTTCGTGTCAGGGGGAAAACAAGTATTTTCTGTGCTGACCAGGGCTTTTGGAGTGAATGGACGCAGGAGTGTTTCTCTG TGCCCAGAAAAAAGGACAAGCAGCTATTTATCCTCATTCCAGTCATTGTGAGTTTGTCATGTAGCTTCATAATATTTATGTTGATTGGCCAGTGCAAGAAAAG
- the IL13RA2 gene encoding interleukin-13 receptor subunit alpha-2 isoform X1, with product MALRQLYAFSVALMWGCVALVSSSHYYHTAVAPPQDLQVTDPGLLGSLDIEWKRPPNGQTFNECTVKYKCEYRNTGDRDWKVIFTRKLKFRAGFDLSRTAEVKVQTLLEGRCTNDVEVQSDWIYATFQVPLQGKLESEVQNFHCIYHDWEYLKCTWQPSLLAPHGAHYGLYYWYEGLDHTVQCDDYIRDHGVNVGCMLQNLSQAEYKDLTICVNGSAAAALLRPLYVTLRLQNLAKPSPPKQLAVSMSASEELRVAWSPPGGGTPPQCLEYEVQLTGEPGDAKAAWTSVSTQMETTLTIPRANQSRISCVRVRGKTSIFCADQGFWSEWTQECFSVPRKKDKQLFILIPVIVSLSCSFIIFMLIGQCKKRSPAGKPLHTSVGC from the exons ATGGCTCTCCGGCAGCTTTATGCTTTCTCCGTGGCACTGATGTGGGGCTGCGTGGCGTTGGTGTCCTCCTCCCACTACTACCATACTGCAG TTGCTCCCCCACAAGACCTTCAGGTCACTGATCCTGGACTCTTAGGTTCTCTGGATATAGAGTGGAAACGTCCACCCAACGGACAAACCTTCAATGAATGCACAGTAAAATACAAGTGTGAATACCGCAACACTGGTGACAGAGACTGGAAG GTTATTTTTACTAGGAAGCTAAAATTCAGAGCTGGATTTGACctcagcaggactgctgaagTGAAGGTACAGACACTGCTCGAAGGACGGTGTACCAATGACGTGGAGGTGCAAAGTGACTGGATTTATGCTACCTTTCAGGTCCCACTGCAAG GAAAACTGGAATCGGAGGTTCAGAATTTCCACTGCATCTATCATGACTGGGAATACCTCAAGTGCACTTGGCAACCAAGTCTCCTTGCTCCTCACGGTGCACATTATGGACTATATTATTG GTACGAGGGGCTGGACCACACAGTGCAGTGTGATGACTATATTCGGGATCACGGTGTAAACGTCGGCTGCATGTTGCAAAACCTGAGCCAGGCAGAATATAAGGATCTGACCATTTGTGTCAACGGTTCAGCAGCAGCCGCTCTGCTACGACCCTTGTATGTCACCCTTCGCCTTCAAAACCTAG CAAAGCCATCACCCCCAAAGCAGCTGGCAGTTTCCATGTCTGCATCTGAGGAGCTCCGCGTGGCGTGGAGCCCGCCGGGCGGTGGAACACCACCTCAGTGCCTGGAGTATGAGGTCCAGCTGACAGGAGAGCCAGGGGACGCCAAGGCTGCATGGACG tctGTGTCAACCCAAATGGAGACCACTTTAACAATTCCCAGAGCAAATCAAAGCCGCATTTCATGTGTTCGTGTCAGGGGGAAAACAAGTATTTTCTGTGCTGACCAGGGCTTTTGGAGTGAATGGACGCAGGAGTGTTTCTCTG TGCCCAGAAAAAAGGACAAGCAGCTATTTATCCTCATTCCAGTCATTGTGAGTTTGTCATGTAGCTTCATAATATTTATGTTGATTGGCCAGTGCAAGAAAAG ATCCCCAGCAGGAAAGCCATTGCACACATCGGTGGGATGCTAA
- the IL13RA2 gene encoding interleukin-13 receptor subunit alpha-2 isoform X3 — MALRQLYAFSVALMWGCVALVSSSHYYHTAVAPPQDLQVTDPGLLGSLDIEWKRPPNGQTFNECTVKYKCEYRNTGDRDWKVIFTRKLKFRAGFDLSRTAEVKVQTLLEGRCTNDVEVQSDWIYATFQVPLQGKLESEVQNFHCIYHDWEYLKCTWQPSLLAPHGAHYGLYYWYEGLDHTVQCDDYIRDHGVNVGCMLQNLSQAEYKDLTICVNGSAAAALLRPLYVTLRLQNLAKPSPPKQLAVSMSASEELRVAWSPPGGGTPPQCLEYEVQLTGEPGDAKAAWTSVSTQMETTLTIPRANQSRISCVRVRGKTSIFCADQGFWSEWTQECFSVPRKKDKQLFILIPVIVSLSCSFIIFMLIGQCKKS; from the exons ATGGCTCTCCGGCAGCTTTATGCTTTCTCCGTGGCACTGATGTGGGGCTGCGTGGCGTTGGTGTCCTCCTCCCACTACTACCATACTGCAG TTGCTCCCCCACAAGACCTTCAGGTCACTGATCCTGGACTCTTAGGTTCTCTGGATATAGAGTGGAAACGTCCACCCAACGGACAAACCTTCAATGAATGCACAGTAAAATACAAGTGTGAATACCGCAACACTGGTGACAGAGACTGGAAG GTTATTTTTACTAGGAAGCTAAAATTCAGAGCTGGATTTGACctcagcaggactgctgaagTGAAGGTACAGACACTGCTCGAAGGACGGTGTACCAATGACGTGGAGGTGCAAAGTGACTGGATTTATGCTACCTTTCAGGTCCCACTGCAAG GAAAACTGGAATCGGAGGTTCAGAATTTCCACTGCATCTATCATGACTGGGAATACCTCAAGTGCACTTGGCAACCAAGTCTCCTTGCTCCTCACGGTGCACATTATGGACTATATTATTG GTACGAGGGGCTGGACCACACAGTGCAGTGTGATGACTATATTCGGGATCACGGTGTAAACGTCGGCTGCATGTTGCAAAACCTGAGCCAGGCAGAATATAAGGATCTGACCATTTGTGTCAACGGTTCAGCAGCAGCCGCTCTGCTACGACCCTTGTATGTCACCCTTCGCCTTCAAAACCTAG CAAAGCCATCACCCCCAAAGCAGCTGGCAGTTTCCATGTCTGCATCTGAGGAGCTCCGCGTGGCGTGGAGCCCGCCGGGCGGTGGAACACCACCTCAGTGCCTGGAGTATGAGGTCCAGCTGACAGGAGAGCCAGGGGACGCCAAGGCTGCATGGACG tctGTGTCAACCCAAATGGAGACCACTTTAACAATTCCCAGAGCAAATCAAAGCCGCATTTCATGTGTTCGTGTCAGGGGGAAAACAAGTATTTTCTGTGCTGACCAGGGCTTTTGGAGTGAATGGACGCAGGAGTGTTTCTCTG TGCCCAGAAAAAAGGACAAGCAGCTATTTATCCTCATTCCAGTCATTGTGAGTTTGTCATGTAGCTTCATAATATTTATGTTGATTGGCCAGTGCAAGAAAAG CTGA